Proteins encoded by one window of Candidatus Obscuribacterales bacterium:
- a CDS encoding TIGR04222 domain-containing membrane protein, translating to MLLTQSYWDEFCPKVLGKILHHHPARGGRLERAEFHRLYAQTIASYQQVWGSPPIDLWSPTDVRFGTELNMQRVSLNDHWVIPKRYPYLKFIQPLSIMGIIALVTIGWISAAQGSTIEPAASHVSINPSVVALCSSAILGLMVRYIIRSPDQQPQRPQLDIYQMAYLEGGKARAVDLAIMQLVYQGYLYLNVRHRTFAIAKWLPPEATSLERQLMQQVCLTPSLQDLRRVSQYDMNGLQRSLEQEKLLMKGWAACMGKSLGYFIFMTIFSGILISVVEQSLGIQIPDMNSFTVLHQSIGIATLCCFVPGGRTRWGIRTLIDIKNNHDAYNLAQRFALYGYTVLSGGVLDDLKQIFSAEDAAMSSGGCGC from the coding sequence TTGCTCCTCACCCAGTCCTATTGGGACGAGTTTTGCCCCAAGGTGTTGGGGAAGATACTACACCATCATCCAGCACGGGGAGGACGGTTAGAGCGCGCAGAATTCCATCGTCTTTACGCGCAAACCATCGCAAGCTATCAGCAGGTTTGGGGTTCTCCTCCCATTGACCTTTGGTCACCAACCGATGTGCGGTTTGGCACAGAACTCAACATGCAGCGAGTGAGCTTAAACGATCATTGGGTCATTCCCAAGCGATATCCTTACCTGAAATTCATCCAACCTCTGAGCATCATGGGCATCATTGCCCTTGTGACCATTGGCTGGATCAGCGCGGCACAAGGATCTACCATTGAACCGGCGGCAAGTCATGTATCTATCAATCCGTCTGTTGTTGCTCTTTGTAGCTCTGCTATCCTTGGACTGATGGTACGCTATATAATCCGAAGTCCCGACCAACAACCACAAAGACCTCAACTGGATATATATCAGATGGCTTATTTAGAAGGCGGGAAAGCACGAGCTGTGGACTTAGCGATTATGCAACTGGTATATCAAGGATATCTGTATCTCAATGTCCGACATCGAACTTTTGCTATCGCAAAGTGGCTGCCACCTGAAGCAACTAGTCTAGAACGACAATTGATGCAACAGGTTTGTCTAACTCCATCCCTACAAGATCTACGGCGAGTCAGTCAATACGACATGAATGGTCTACAAAGATCCCTAGAGCAAGAAAAACTGTTGATGAAAGGATGGGCCGCTTGTATGGGAAAAAGTTTGGGATACTTTATCTTCATGACAATTTTTAGTGGAATATTGATATCAGTTGTTGAGCAGTCTCTGGGTATTCAAATCCCAGATATGAATAGCTTTACAGTTCTGCATCAATCGATTGGTATTGCTACTTTATGCTGTTTTGTACCTGGTGGGCGTACCCGTTGGGGTATTCGAACACTGATAGATATCAAGAACAACCACGATGCCTACAATCTCGCGCAGCGATTTGCCCTTTATGGGTATACTGTTCTTTCTGGGGGAGTCTTGGACGATTTGAAGCAGATTTTTAGCGCAGAAGATGCTGCTATGAGTAGTGGCGGCTGTGGCTGCTAG